One segment of Pempheris klunzingeri isolate RE-2024b chromosome 20, fPemKlu1.hap1, whole genome shotgun sequence DNA contains the following:
- the LOC139219395 gene encoding parvalbumin-like EF-hand-containing protein has protein sequence MEDDFRPQVKKMAVAMGASLTEQDIDRMPRGMTTQGNFHYSRFLEHMRQFKTSEQREEAIKKAFMMLDKDGSGYIEWNEIKYILSTVPTATPSAPLSDEEAEAMIQAVDTDGDGRIDYREFSEMVNMEKKPRK, from the exons ATGGAGGACGACTTCCGGCCACAGGTGAAAAAGATGGCTGTGGCCATGGGCGCTTCACTCACAGAGCAGGACATCGACCGCATGCCACGGGGCATGACGACGCAgg GAAACTTCCACTACAGCAGGTTTCTGGAGCACATGAGGCAGTTCAAGAcctcagagcagagagaggaggccaTCAAGAAGGCCTTCATGATGCTTGATAAAGATGGCAGTGGCTACATAGAGTGGAACGAGATCAA GTATATTCTGTCAACTGTACCAACTGCTACCCCATCAGCTCCTCTCTCtgatgaggaggcagaggccATGATCCAGGCTGTTGACACCGATGGAGACGGACGCATCGACTACAGAG AGTTCTCAGAGATGGTGAACATGGAGAAGAAACCGAGGAAGTAG